The following proteins come from a genomic window of Yinghuangia sp. ASG 101:
- a CDS encoding pyridoxal phosphate-dependent aminotransferase: MTAASSSPQTSSPTERRVSARIGAIAESATLAVDAKAKALKAAGRPVIGFGAGEPDFPTPEYIVDAAVAACRTPKFHRYTPAGGLPELKQAIVDKTLRDSGLAVDVSQVLVTNGGKQAIYEAFAAILDPGDEVIVPAPYWTTYPESIKLAGGVPVEVVADETTGYLVSVEQLEAARTPNTKVLLFVSPSNPTGAVYSRAQVEEIGRWAASHGLWVLTDEIYEHLVYDDAEFVSMPTVVPELADRTIIVNGVAKTYAMTGWRVGWVIGPKDVVKAAANLQSHATSNVCNVAQAAALAAVSGDLSAVDEMKVAFDRRRRTIVRMLNEIPGVECPEPKGAFYVYPSVKGVIGKEIRGRVPGDSAELAALILDEAEVAVVPGEAFGTPGYLRLSYALGDDDLVEGVSRIAKLLAEAK; encoded by the coding sequence ATGACCGCTGCTTCCTCCAGCCCCCAGACCAGTTCGCCCACGGAACGCCGGGTTTCCGCACGTATCGGTGCGATCGCCGAGTCCGCGACCCTTGCCGTCGACGCCAAGGCCAAGGCCCTCAAGGCCGCCGGGCGTCCGGTCATCGGTTTCGGTGCCGGTGAGCCGGACTTCCCGACGCCCGAATACATCGTCGACGCGGCGGTGGCCGCGTGCCGTACGCCCAAGTTCCACCGCTACACGCCGGCCGGGGGGTTGCCGGAGCTGAAGCAGGCGATCGTCGACAAGACGCTGCGCGACTCCGGCCTCGCCGTCGACGTGTCGCAGGTGCTGGTCACCAACGGTGGCAAGCAGGCGATCTACGAGGCCTTCGCGGCGATTCTCGACCCGGGCGACGAGGTGATCGTCCCGGCTCCGTACTGGACGACGTACCCCGAGTCGATCAAGCTCGCCGGCGGGGTGCCGGTGGAGGTCGTGGCGGACGAGACCACGGGTTACCTGGTGTCGGTCGAGCAGTTGGAGGCGGCGCGCACGCCGAACACCAAGGTGCTGCTGTTCGTGTCGCCGTCGAACCCGACGGGGGCCGTCTACTCGCGGGCGCAGGTCGAGGAGATCGGCCGCTGGGCCGCGTCGCACGGCCTGTGGGTGCTGACCGACGAGATCTACGAGCACCTGGTGTACGACGACGCCGAGTTCGTCTCGATGCCGACCGTCGTGCCGGAGCTGGCCGACCGCACGATCATCGTCAACGGTGTCGCGAAGACGTACGCGATGACGGGTTGGCGCGTGGGGTGGGTCATCGGGCCGAAGGACGTCGTCAAGGCCGCCGCCAACCTGCAGTCGCACGCGACGTCCAACGTGTGCAACGTGGCGCAGGCCGCGGCGCTCGCGGCGGTGTCGGGCGACCTGTCGGCGGTGGACGAGATGAAGGTGGCGTTCGACCGGCGCCGCCGCACGATCGTGCGCATGCTGAACGAGATCCCGGGTGTCGAGTGCCCCGAGCCGAAGGGGGCGTTCTACGTGTACCCGTCGGTGAAGGGGGTCATCGGCAAGGAGATCCGCGGCCGGGTGCCGGGGGATTCGGCGGAGCTGGCGGCGCTGATCCTCGACGAGGCCGAGGTCGCGGTGGTGCCGGGCGAGGCGTTCGGCACGCCGGGCTACCTGCGGCTGTCGTACGCGCTGGGCGACGACGACCTGGTCGAGGGCGTGTCGCGGATCGCGAAGCTGCTGGCCGAGGCGAAGTGA
- a CDS encoding adenosine deaminase: MDHPVRDVRALPKAHLHLHFTGSMRPQTLLELADRYRVHLPSALTSGTPPRLRATDERGWFRFQRLYDIARSCVRSADDVRRLVREAAEDDLADGSEWLEIQVDPTSYAPRLGGLTPAVEVILEAVEEAERATGVGIAVVIAANRTKHQLEARTLARLAARYADRGAGGRVVGFGLSNDERRGRALEFEHAFAIARRSGLFANPHGGELDGPRSIRECVDVLGARRLGHGVRAAEDPELVAELARRGIVCEVCPASNVALGVYDDPAQVPLRRLFEAGVQIALGADDPLLFGSRLAAQYEIARTSHGFTDDELAELARQSIRGSVAPEEVRDKLLAGVDAWLGA, translated from the coding sequence ATGGATCACCCCGTCCGCGATGTACGCGCCCTCCCGAAGGCCCACCTGCACCTGCACTTCACCGGTTCGATGCGCCCGCAGACGCTGCTGGAGCTGGCCGACCGGTACCGCGTGCACCTGCCGTCCGCCCTGACCTCCGGCACTCCCCCGCGTCTGCGGGCGACCGACGAGCGCGGGTGGTTCCGGTTCCAGAGGCTGTACGACATCGCGCGGTCGTGTGTGCGCAGTGCCGACGACGTGCGCCGGCTGGTGCGCGAGGCCGCCGAGGACGATCTCGCGGACGGATCGGAGTGGCTGGAGATCCAGGTGGACCCGACGTCGTACGCGCCGCGGCTCGGCGGGCTCACGCCGGCGGTCGAGGTGATCCTGGAGGCGGTGGAGGAAGCCGAGCGCGCGACCGGCGTGGGCATCGCGGTGGTGATCGCGGCGAATCGGACCAAGCACCAGTTGGAGGCGCGCACGCTGGCCCGGCTCGCGGCGCGGTACGCGGACCGGGGGGCGGGGGGCCGGGTCGTCGGGTTTGGCCTCTCGAACGACGAACGGCGGGGCAGGGCCTTGGAGTTCGAGCATGCCTTCGCCATCGCGCGGCGCTCGGGGCTGTTCGCGAACCCGCACGGCGGGGAGTTGGACGGGCCGCGCAGCATCCGCGAGTGCGTCGACGTGCTGGGCGCGCGGCGGCTGGGGCACGGCGTCCGCGCCGCGGAGGATCCGGAGCTGGTCGCGGAGTTGGCGCGGCGCGGCATCGTCTGCGAGGTGTGCCCGGCGTCGAATGTGGCGCTCGGGGTGTACGACGATCCGGCGCAGGTGCCGTTGCGGCGGTTGTTCGAGGCGGGCGTCCAGATCGCTCTGGGGGCGGACGATCCGCTGCTCTTCGGCTCGCGTCTCGCGGCGCAGTACGAGATCGCGCGCACGTCACACGGCTTCACGGACGACGAACTGGCGGAGCTGGCACGGCAGTCGATCCGCGGATCGGTGGCGCCGGAGGAAGTGCGGGACAAGCTGCTGGCGGGCGTCGACGCGTGGCTGGGGGCATGA
- a CDS encoding MFS transporter: protein MSENQAPPANGPRTDKRTVVWTFIASSFALFMAGLDNLVVTTALPSIRDDLGADISELEWTVNGYTLSFAVLLMLGAALGDRFGRRRVFALGIGVFTIASALAAIAPDTQTLIAARAIQGAGAAAILPLSLTVLTRAVSPEKRPMALGLWGGVNGLSIALGPLVGGAIVEDGSWQWIFWLNVPLGLILVPLTWFKVEESRGPNSRLDLVGTALISLGMLGLVFGLVRGESHGWSNATVLGPIAAGLVLVAAFVAYERRAPQPMLPMTMFRNRAFTALTFSGLLMFAGVFGSIFLLTQYLQGVQGFSPLGAGLRILPWTAMPVFIAPLAGPLAGRIGGRPLVIAGLALCASGLAWFALVASPDVTYAQQIPALVLCGLGMSLYFIPTASLLMASVDTDEQGVASGANNAMRELGGVFGVAVLASVFSANGGFASGQNFVDGLVPALWVGVVLAGLGSITAALIPRRAEKTVTTARQPTNTPKLPAGV from the coding sequence ATGAGTGAGAACCAGGCACCACCCGCCAACGGCCCGCGCACCGACAAGCGCACCGTCGTGTGGACGTTCATCGCATCCAGCTTCGCGCTCTTCATGGCCGGGCTCGACAACCTCGTCGTCACCACCGCACTGCCGTCCATCAGGGACGATCTCGGGGCGGACATATCCGAACTCGAATGGACGGTGAACGGCTACACCCTCAGCTTCGCCGTCCTCCTCATGCTCGGCGCCGCACTCGGCGACCGCTTCGGCCGCCGCCGCGTCTTCGCCCTCGGCATCGGCGTCTTCACCATCGCCTCCGCCCTCGCCGCGATCGCCCCCGACACCCAGACACTCATCGCCGCCCGCGCGATCCAGGGCGCCGGCGCCGCCGCGATCCTGCCGCTCAGCCTCACCGTCCTCACCCGCGCCGTCAGCCCCGAGAAGCGCCCGATGGCGCTGGGCCTGTGGGGCGGCGTCAACGGCCTCTCCATCGCGCTGGGCCCGCTCGTCGGCGGCGCGATCGTCGAAGACGGCTCGTGGCAGTGGATCTTCTGGCTCAACGTCCCGCTCGGCCTCATCCTCGTCCCGCTCACCTGGTTCAAGGTCGAGGAGAGCCGCGGCCCCAACAGCCGCCTCGACCTCGTCGGCACCGCCCTGATCAGCCTCGGCATGCTCGGCCTCGTCTTCGGCCTGGTGCGCGGCGAGAGCCACGGCTGGTCCAACGCCACCGTCCTCGGCCCGATCGCCGCCGGCCTCGTCCTCGTCGCGGCGTTCGTCGCCTACGAGCGCCGCGCGCCCCAGCCGATGCTGCCGATGACGATGTTCCGCAACCGCGCCTTCACCGCGCTGACCTTCTCCGGGCTGCTGATGTTCGCGGGCGTCTTCGGCTCGATCTTCCTGCTCACCCAGTACCTCCAGGGCGTCCAGGGCTTCTCGCCGCTCGGCGCGGGCCTGCGCATCCTGCCCTGGACCGCCATGCCCGTCTTCATCGCCCCGCTGGCCGGCCCCCTCGCCGGCCGGATCGGCGGTCGGCCGCTGGTCATCGCCGGGCTCGCGCTGTGCGCCTCGGGGCTCGCCTGGTTCGCGCTCGTCGCGTCGCCGGACGTCACGTACGCCCAGCAGATCCCCGCCCTCGTCCTGTGCGGCCTCGGGATGTCGCTCTACTTCATCCCGACCGCGAGCCTCCTGATGGCCTCGGTGGACACCGACGAACAAGGCGTCGCCTCCGGAGCCAACAACGCGATGCGCGAACTCGGCGGCGTCTTCGGCGTCGCGGTCCTCGCCTCCGTCTTCAGCGCCAATGGCGGCTTCGCCTCCGGGCAGAACTTCGTCGACGGCCTGGTCCCCGCACTGTGGGTCGGCGTCGTCCTCGCCGGCCTCGGCTCGATCACCGCGGCCCTGATCCCGCGCCGCGCGGAGAAGACCGTCACCACGGCACGACAGCCCACCAACACCCCCAAGCTCCCCGCCGGAGTCTGA
- a CDS encoding TetR/AcrR family transcriptional regulator yields the protein MTAVTRKSPSAGTVRMSADERRVAVVRAAVKEFARGGLHGTSTAAIAQRVGVSQPYLFRLFATKKDIFLAAVDYGFRRVEETFLQATEGLEGLAAKHAMSHAYQRFLDEDSDLLHMQLNAYVASADPEIQVEVRASWDRLDALVRERTGLPPGEMTDFFARGMLCNVIAALELPRARYFGDFLPSEGAEVDCELCAAKAAEEAE from the coding sequence ATGACAGCAGTCACCCGGAAGTCTCCTTCCGCCGGAACCGTCCGGATGAGCGCCGACGAGCGTCGCGTCGCCGTCGTCCGCGCGGCCGTCAAGGAGTTCGCCCGGGGCGGCCTGCACGGCACGTCGACCGCCGCGATCGCGCAGCGCGTCGGGGTGTCGCAGCCGTACCTCTTCCGCTTGTTCGCCACGAAGAAGGACATCTTCCTCGCGGCCGTCGACTACGGCTTCCGCCGCGTCGAGGAGACGTTCCTCCAGGCCACGGAGGGTCTGGAGGGGCTGGCCGCCAAGCACGCGATGTCGCACGCGTACCAGCGGTTCCTGGACGAGGACAGCGATCTGCTGCACATGCAGTTGAACGCGTACGTCGCGTCCGCGGACCCGGAGATCCAGGTCGAGGTCCGGGCCTCGTGGGACCGCCTGGACGCGCTGGTCCGCGAGCGGACCGGCCTGCCGCCCGGCGAGATGACCGACTTCTTCGCGCGCGGCATGCTCTGCAACGTGATCGCCGCTCTCGAACTGCCCCGCGCGCGCTACTTCGGCGACTTCCTGCCCTCCGAGGGTGCGGAAGTGGACTGCGAGCTGTGCGCCGCGAAGGCCGCCGAGGAGGCCGAGTAG
- a CDS encoding UDP-N-acetylmuramate dehydrogenase yields the protein MQHLADSPLAPLTTLRLGGPARRLYEATTTAELVSVVRDADDHGTPLLLIGGGSNLVIGDEGFDGVAVRIATKSHTLGDGGLLSTDAGVRWDHVVETAVGAGLAGLEFLSGIPGSAGATPIQNVGAYGQEVAETIALVEVYDRRTGRMDMLDPSECGFAYRDSVFKGDDRYVVLRVHFQLRDEGGLSAPVTYAEAARTLGVEPGERVPLAAAREAVLGLRRGKGMVLDEADHDTWSAGSFFTNPVLTEAEFAALAARVGERLGADTAPPRHPAGDGLAKTSAAWLIERAGFGKGYGTGPARISTKHTLALTNRGGAKTEDLLSLAREVRDGVREVFGVELVNEPVFVGAEL from the coding sequence GTGCAGCATCTCGCGGATTCCCCCCTCGCCCCCCTGACCACGCTCCGCCTCGGCGGCCCGGCCCGTCGCCTGTACGAGGCGACCACGACCGCCGAGCTGGTCTCCGTCGTCCGCGACGCCGACGACCACGGCACCCCGCTGCTGCTCATCGGCGGCGGCAGCAACCTGGTCATCGGCGACGAGGGCTTCGACGGCGTCGCGGTCCGCATCGCGACGAAGAGCCACACGCTGGGAGACGGCGGGCTCCTCAGCACCGACGCGGGCGTGCGCTGGGACCACGTGGTCGAGACCGCGGTCGGCGCGGGCCTCGCGGGTCTGGAGTTCCTGTCGGGCATCCCCGGCAGCGCCGGCGCGACGCCGATCCAGAACGTCGGGGCGTACGGTCAGGAGGTCGCCGAGACCATCGCGCTGGTCGAGGTGTACGACCGGCGGACCGGCCGCATGGACATGCTCGACCCGTCCGAATGCGGATTCGCCTACCGCGACAGCGTGTTCAAGGGCGACGACCGCTACGTGGTGCTGCGCGTGCACTTCCAACTGCGCGACGAGGGCGGCCTGTCGGCACCCGTGACCTACGCGGAGGCCGCCCGCACGCTCGGCGTCGAGCCGGGCGAGCGCGTACCGCTCGCGGCGGCCCGCGAGGCGGTCCTCGGCCTGCGGCGCGGCAAGGGCATGGTGCTGGACGAGGCCGACCACGACACGTGGAGCGCGGGCTCGTTCTTCACCAACCCGGTGCTGACCGAAGCGGAGTTCGCCGCGCTGGCGGCCCGCGTCGGCGAGCGCCTCGGCGCCGACACCGCGCCCCCGCGCCACCCCGCCGGCGACGGGCTGGCGAAGACGTCGGCGGCGTGGCTGATCGAGCGCGCGGGCTTCGGCAAGGGGTACGGCACGGGCCCGGCCCGCATCTCGACCAAGCACACGCTCGCCCTCACCAACCGGGGCGGCGCCAAGACGGAGGACCTTCTGTCCCTGGCCCGGGAGGTCCGGGACGGCGTGCGCGAGGTGTTCGGCGTGGAGCTGGTCAACGAGCCGGTCTTCGTCGGCGCCGAGCTGTGA
- a CDS encoding MaoC family dehydratase, with protein MAAGISYDDVEIGTVLPAQTFPVRRESLVRYAGASGDFNPIHWNERFAVEVGLPNVIAHGMFTMAEAVRVVTDWVGDPGAVVEYSVKFTRPVVVPDPGGTAVEVTGKVAQKLDDRRVRVDLTVTCGEAGKVLGVPRAVVQLA; from the coding sequence GTGGCAGCGGGGATCAGCTACGACGACGTCGAGATCGGCACCGTGCTCCCGGCGCAGACCTTCCCGGTCCGGCGCGAGAGCCTGGTCCGGTACGCGGGCGCGTCGGGGGACTTCAACCCGATTCACTGGAACGAGCGATTCGCGGTCGAGGTCGGCCTGCCGAACGTCATCGCCCACGGCATGTTCACGATGGCCGAAGCCGTCCGCGTCGTGACGGACTGGGTGGGCGACCCCGGCGCCGTCGTCGAATACAGCGTCAAGTTCACGCGCCCGGTCGTCGTGCCCGATCCCGGCGGGACGGCCGTGGAGGTGACCGGCAAGGTCGCGCAGAAACTGGACGACCGCCGCGTGCGCGTCGACCTGACGGTGACCTGCGGCGAGGCCGGCAAGGTCCTGGGTGTCCCGCGCGCGGTCGTCCAACTCGCCTGA
- a CDS encoding MaoC family dehydratase N-terminal domain-containing protein — protein sequence MALDPKFIGRTYPPTAPYEVGREKIREFADAIGDDNPVFREPEAAAKYGHPDVIAPVTFPIVISLGAAEQIVKDPELGLDYSRVVHADQRFSYTRPVRAGDRLVAVVTVENIKTMAGNDIITTRADITTVEGEHVVTARSTLAARGTADEEN from the coding sequence ATGGCGCTGGATCCCAAGTTCATCGGGCGCACGTACCCGCCCACCGCACCGTACGAGGTGGGCCGCGAGAAGATCCGGGAGTTCGCTGACGCGATCGGCGACGACAACCCGGTCTTCCGCGAACCGGAGGCCGCCGCGAAGTACGGGCACCCGGACGTCATCGCCCCGGTCACCTTCCCCATCGTGATCTCGCTCGGCGCCGCCGAGCAGATCGTGAAGGACCCCGAACTGGGCCTGGACTACTCGCGCGTGGTCCACGCCGACCAGCGCTTCTCGTACACCCGTCCGGTGCGCGCGGGCGACCGGCTGGTCGCGGTCGTGACGGTGGAGAACATCAAGACGATGGCCGGCAACGACATCATCACCACGCGGGCCGACATCACGACCGTCGAGGGCGAACACGTCGTGACCGCGCGTTCGACCCTGGCCGCGCGCGGCACCGCAGACGAGGAGAACTGA
- the rpmG gene encoding 50S ribosomal protein L33, which yields MAATDVRPKITLACVECKERNYITKKNRRNDPDRLEMKKHCPRCNAHTAHRETR from the coding sequence GTGGCTGCCACAGATGTCCGCCCGAAGATCACGCTTGCCTGCGTGGAGTGCAAAGAGCGGAACTACATCACCAAGAAGAACCGGCGCAACGACCCGGACCGTCTTGAGATGAAGAAGCACTGCCCGCGCTGCAACGCCCACACGGCGCACCGCGAGACCCGCTGA
- a CDS encoding DUF5682 family protein: MPHPRSAPVRSAATSAVATGPAVPSATTASDAPEAAVEHLAAADRPHLIGVRHHAPSLAAAIPGLLDAARPDVLLVELPADLQDWIPWLAHEETRAPVALAGSGAHGLGFYPFADFSPELAAVRWASRHQVPVVACDLPLTHRGWAAAPPDTAPPTRRPGPGLHDLLGRTLSGRAGDDLWDRLVEASAPGSTPEALRRAALMVGWALRRDAELGGGVDHTDLVREAWMRRALREATADGSRAVAVVGAFHTPALLADDDGTPLPDADGPPVVTSLVPYTYALLDERSGYPAGIRDPEWQHEVHTAAGDPAALDDTLTRAATRICVELRGQGHPSGPADAREIVRVAGDLARLRGLPAAGRGELLEAVGTVLTHGESLGRGRAVARALERVLVGNRVGRRAPDTPRSGLGPAVERTLADLGLPGPYSADTGEERDLRLDPLRTELDARRELLLKRLEVCKVPYAEAVDVVGTGGADAVTTRWRVRWSPSTAAMLDVAGIRGVTPEQAAEGVLRDRRRRERDEGGPTAAQVLAGLRDAAECGLTALVAERLDQVADILPGSGTLTELLAALGLVDRLRAGHIPGLAALPDTTRPIAAALTAAAVRQLDGLAGSEDPADARALVELTGRADEFGGLRLADALTRLAADGAPLIAAAAGAVRVLLGHADADGFGVRVASWLDDAATPDRRADLVRRLTGVLTAAGPLLAAGGSALEPLLARVVALADDDFLVRLPALRGGFDTLAPAARDRLLAVVEENLDDRVDTETDVAPESLAAWAAADLAARGALAAKRLWPSAHPADAPGATSPHEEGTAAGAARPPVAGATSATQVPYTTPPFAADRTAGARASGPPEATAKPVPADPHGRPAEPSAPTQPTAPAPSTSANTLTPQARWRLILGRRTDPRDARATRLGAALDELYGTGRGEGSRGVLGDGPGGPGAGREAAYPSVRDWAEDLAALFGPAVREEVLAAAVAAGRRDAITELDPASARPSVDLLRAVLDHAGGLAESRIAALRPLVDRIVAELTRELATRVRPALSGVTVPRPSRRPGGGLDLPRTIRANLGTARPRPEGGVIVVPEKPVFRTKARRSADWRLILVVDVSGSMEASTIWSALTASIFAGVPALTTHFLAFSTEVIDFTDRVHDPLGLLLDVRVGGGTHIAAGLRHARELVTVPSRTLIAVVSDFEEGWPLGGLLGEVRTLVNSGCHVLGCASLDDRGKPRYSTAVAAQLVAAGMPVAALSPTELARWVGEKVR; this comes from the coding sequence ATGCCTCACCCCCGCTCCGCCCCCGTCCGGTCGGCCGCCACCTCCGCGGTCGCGACCGGCCCGGCCGTCCCGTCGGCGACCACCGCGTCGGACGCGCCCGAGGCCGCCGTCGAGCACCTGGCCGCGGCGGACCGCCCGCACCTGATCGGGGTACGGCACCACGCGCCGTCGCTGGCCGCCGCGATCCCCGGGCTTCTCGACGCCGCCCGCCCCGACGTACTCCTCGTCGAACTCCCCGCCGACCTCCAGGACTGGATCCCGTGGCTCGCCCATGAGGAGACCCGGGCGCCCGTCGCCCTCGCCGGCTCGGGCGCCCACGGCCTCGGCTTCTACCCGTTCGCCGACTTCTCCCCCGAACTGGCCGCCGTACGCTGGGCGTCCCGGCACCAAGTCCCGGTCGTGGCCTGCGACCTGCCGCTCACCCATCGCGGGTGGGCGGCGGCACCGCCCGACACCGCGCCACCCACCCGGCGCCCCGGCCCCGGCCTGCACGACCTGCTCGGCCGCACCCTGTCCGGCCGCGCCGGCGACGACCTCTGGGACCGCCTCGTCGAGGCCTCCGCCCCCGGGTCGACACCCGAAGCGCTGCGCCGCGCCGCCCTCATGGTCGGCTGGGCCCTGCGCCGCGACGCCGAACTCGGCGGCGGCGTCGACCACACCGACCTCGTCCGCGAGGCTTGGATGCGCCGCGCGCTGCGCGAGGCCACGGCCGACGGCTCGCGCGCGGTCGCGGTCGTGGGCGCCTTCCACACCCCCGCCCTCCTCGCCGACGACGACGGCACCCCGCTCCCCGACGCCGACGGCCCCCCGGTCGTCACCTCCCTCGTGCCCTACACCTACGCCCTCCTCGACGAGCGCTCCGGCTACCCCGCCGGCATCCGCGACCCCGAGTGGCAGCACGAGGTCCACACGGCCGCCGGCGACCCCGCCGCCCTGGACGACACCCTCACGCGCGCCGCGACCCGCATCTGCGTCGAACTGCGCGGCCAAGGCCACCCGTCCGGACCGGCCGACGCCCGCGAGATCGTGCGCGTCGCGGGCGACCTGGCCCGCCTGCGCGGCCTTCCCGCCGCAGGCCGCGGCGAACTGCTCGAAGCCGTGGGCACCGTCCTCACCCACGGCGAATCCCTCGGCCGAGGACGCGCCGTGGCACGCGCCCTCGAACGCGTGCTGGTCGGCAACCGCGTCGGCCGCCGCGCCCCCGACACCCCGCGCAGCGGCCTCGGCCCGGCCGTCGAACGGACCCTGGCCGACCTGGGGCTGCCCGGCCCGTACAGCGCGGACACCGGCGAGGAGCGCGATCTGCGCCTCGACCCGCTGCGCACCGAACTCGACGCACGCCGCGAGCTGTTGCTCAAGCGCCTGGAGGTGTGCAAGGTCCCGTACGCCGAAGCCGTGGACGTCGTCGGGACCGGCGGCGCCGACGCGGTCACCACCCGGTGGCGGGTGCGCTGGTCCCCGTCGACGGCGGCCATGCTCGACGTCGCCGGAATACGCGGCGTCACCCCCGAACAGGCGGCCGAAGGCGTCCTGCGCGACCGGCGGCGCCGCGAACGCGACGAGGGCGGCCCGACCGCCGCCCAAGTGCTCGCCGGATTGCGCGACGCCGCCGAATGCGGCCTCACGGCCCTCGTCGCCGAACGCCTCGACCAGGTCGCCGACATCCTGCCCGGCTCCGGAACACTCACCGAACTCCTCGCCGCACTCGGCCTGGTGGACCGCCTGCGCGCGGGCCACATCCCCGGCCTCGCGGCCCTGCCCGACACGACGCGCCCCATCGCCGCCGCGCTCACGGCGGCGGCCGTACGCCAACTCGACGGCCTGGCCGGCTCCGAGGACCCGGCCGACGCCCGCGCGCTCGTCGAACTCACCGGCCGCGCCGACGAGTTCGGCGGCCTCCGGCTCGCCGACGCGCTCACCCGGCTGGCCGCCGACGGCGCACCCCTCATCGCGGCGGCGGCCGGTGCGGTCCGCGTCCTGCTCGGCCACGCCGACGCCGACGGCTTCGGCGTCCGGGTCGCGTCCTGGCTCGACGACGCCGCGACCCCCGACCGCCGCGCCGACCTCGTCCGGCGGCTCACCGGCGTCCTGACCGCGGCCGGCCCGCTGCTGGCGGCGGGCGGCAGCGCCCTGGAACCGCTGCTCGCCCGCGTCGTCGCCCTCGCCGACGACGATTTCCTGGTGCGCCTCCCGGCCCTGCGCGGCGGATTCGACACCCTCGCCCCCGCGGCCCGGGACCGCCTCCTCGCGGTCGTCGAAGAGAACCTGGACGACCGCGTCGACACCGAGACCGACGTCGCCCCCGAGTCGCTGGCCGCATGGGCCGCGGCGGACCTCGCGGCCCGCGGCGCGCTGGCGGCGAAGCGGCTGTGGCCGTCGGCGCACCCGGCCGACGCGCCCGGCGCGACGTCGCCGCACGAGGAGGGGACAGCCGCCGGAGCGGCCCGTCCGCCCGTGGCGGGCGCAACCAGTGCGACGCAAGTTCCCTACACCACACCGCCGTTCGCGGCGGACCGGACCGCCGGCGCCCGGGCATCGGGCCCGCCGGAGGCGACCGCCAAGCCGGTTCCCGCCGACCCGCACGGCCGTCCCGCCGAGCCTTCCGCACCGACACAGCCCACCGCACCCGCCCCCAGCACCTCCGCGAACACCCTCACCCCGCAAGCCCGTTGGCGCCTGATCCTGGGCCGCCGCACCGATCCGCGAGACGCGCGGGCCACCCGCCTCGGCGCCGCACTCGACGAGCTGTACGGCACCGGGCGCGGTGAAGGCTCGCGCGGCGTCCTCGGCGACGGGCCCGGCGGCCCGGGGGCCGGCCGCGAGGCCGCGTACCCCTCGGTGCGCGACTGGGCGGAGGACCTCGCCGCGCTGTTCGGCCCGGCCGTCCGCGAGGAGGTCCTCGCCGCGGCCGTCGCCGCCGGGCGCCGCGACGCGATCACCGAACTGGACCCCGCGTCCGCCCGGCCGTCCGTCGACCTCCTGCGCGCGGTCCTCGACCACGCGGGCGGCCTCGCCGAGTCCCGTATCGCCGCGCTGCGTCCGCTGGTCGACCGCATCGTGGCCGAACTCACGCGCGAACTCGCCACCCGCGTCCGCCCGGCGCTGTCCGGCGTCACGGTGCCGCGCCCGAGCCGCCGCCCCGGCGGCGGCCTCGACCTCCCGCGCACGATCCGCGCCAATCTGGGCACCGCGCGGCCCCGGCCCGAGGGCGGCGTCATCGTCGTCCCGGAGAAGCCGGTGTTCCGCACCAAGGCCCGCCGCTCCGCCGACTGGCGCCTCATCCTGGTCGTCGACGTCTCGGGCTCGATGGAGGCGTCGACCATCTGGTCCGCGCTGACCGCGTCGATCTTCGCCGGCGTCCCCGCGCTCACCACGCACTTCCTGGCGTTCTCCACCGAGGTCATCGACTTCACCGACCGGGTTCACGATCCCCTCGGCCTGCTGCTCGACGTCCGCGTGGGCGGCGGCACGCACATCGCGGCCGGGCTGCGGCACGCCCGCGAGCTGGTGACCGTCCCGTCCCGCACGCTGATCGCCGTGGTGAGCGACTTCGAGGAGGGTTGGCCGCTCGGCGGCCTGCTCGGCGAGGTCCGGACCCTCGTCAACTCCGGCTGCCATGTCCTCGGCTGCGCGAGCCTCGACGACCGGGGCAAACCGCGCTACTCGACCGCCGTCGCGGCGCAACTGGTCGCCGCGGGAATGCCCGTCGCGGCCTTGAGCCCGACCGAACTGGCCCGCTGGGTAGGGGAGAAGGTCCGTTGA